The stretch of DNA ATACGCCATATCCTTTGATGATGCGCGACACCTATTGGCCCGCACTGGGTTTGGCACGGCAACGCCTACGGAGATAGACAAAATTTTACCGCTCAGCTACGAAGCCGCGGTCGACTCAATTCTTGACGGCGTTCTGGATATAGCACGCACACCCGTTCCGAAGTTTCAGTCCAATCCCCTGGAACGACCAACGGTCAAACGCTTGGATAAAGCCGCAAAAAAGGAATTTAAGAAACGCAATCGAGAAGATCGCAAGGCGCTTAAATTCTGGTGGATTCAGGAGATGCTTGAAACGCCATCGCCCTTTACCGAGCATATGGTATTGTTCTGGCACAATCATTTCGTCTCGGAAATTCGCAAGGTTAAGTTCGGCCAGTGGGCGTACGAGCAAAATGCAACATTTCGGAAATATGCTATTGGCGATTTTCGTAAGCTTCTGACCGAAGTTTCTGTTGGCCCCGCAATGTTGGTTTATCTTGATGCAAATAAGAATAAAAAGGGCAAGCCAAATGAAAATTTCGCCCGGGAAGTTCTCGAACTTTTTACCTTAGGTGAAGGACAAGGGTATACGGAAAAAGACATTCGAGAATCAGCGCGCGCCTACACTGGTTGGCGGGTGAACTTCAAAGCTGGGGGATTTATTTTTAAGTCGAGAGCCCATGACGACGACGAAAAAACAGTCTTAGGAGAATCTGGTAATTTCGACGGCCTTGATGTGATCAAGATTATTCTCAAGCAACCGCGTGTATCTGAATTTCTAGCGGAAAAACTCTGGCGCGAATTTGTATCTCTTGAGCCAAATCCATCTGAATCAATACGGCTGGCCCAAATTATTAGAGACAACGACTACGACCTTAAGCCGATGATGAAAGCGCTATTTATGTCTGATGGTTTTCGTCATCCGTCAAACAGAGGATTGCTTATCAAATCGCCGGTGGAATTGACCATTGGGACCTTGCGCCTCTTGGGCCTGAAGCCTCCTGAATATAAAAAGGTATGGAACCATCAAAAGCGGCTTGGACAAAATGTGTTTGATCCACCGGATGTCAAAGGCTGGCGTGGCGGCACGGCATGGATTTCATCGACAACGACATTACGTCGAACACAATTTTTGCAAGCAGCCTTCAAGGGCATCAGGAAATTCAGTAAAAATACTGGCTCGATGGCGATGAACAAGGG from Rhodospirillaceae bacterium encodes:
- a CDS encoding DUF1800 domain-containing protein — encoded protein: MIVRFLLLIFCLIVGSGRAYAISFDDARHLLARTGFGTATPTEIDKILPLSYEAAVDSILDGVLDIARTPVPKFQSNPLERPTVKRLDKAAKKEFKKRNREDRKALKFWWIQEMLETPSPFTEHMVLFWHNHFVSEIRKVKFGQWAYEQNATFRKYAIGDFRKLLTEVSVGPAMLVYLDANKNKKGKPNENFAREVLELFTLGEGQGYTEKDIRESARAYTGWRVNFKAGGFIFKSRAHDDDEKTVLGESGNFDGLDVIKIILKQPRVSEFLAEKLWREFVSLEPNPSESIRLAQIIRDNDYDLKPMMKALFMSDGFRHPSNRGLLIKSPVELTIGTLRLLGLKPPEYKKVWNHQKRLGQNVFDPPDVKGWRGGTAWISSTTTLRRTQFLQAAFKGIRKFSKNTGSMAMNKGRRLFGSADPAPLQMREVTRPGYLKKLILAIEPVMQKKFVGKGPKVIRNLLLDPAYQVK